The Salvelinus fontinalis isolate EN_2023a chromosome 34, ASM2944872v1, whole genome shotgun sequence region cttgtgccttattgctttaaTAGTTCATCATGGGATAATTAATACACTacagaatacattacacacaGATGGAGCTTAGACAATGTGATCATAACCGATCATGCGTCCATGTTAGTAGTTCTCTATAACACTTGTATTGTTCTGTTTCCCAGGACGGCTGAATGCATTTACAATATAACTGTTGCGCATACATAGAAGGCTCTTATAGCAATGTATAACAATGTTATAACAAGTCTTGAACATCTTATTAACCCTCATTCTCCCAGGACGATGTCAGGGTTCAGAAAGTGACCAAACGCATCCACACCCTGGAAGAGGTGGGCATCAACGTCAAGCTGCTGAGTGAGATGCTGTCCCACTACGACAAGGACAGGTCCtcccagtcagacagagagatcaTCAAGGTGTGTGTTCCGTTCAGACTCCACACACATCACACTTAGCCCTAGTTCAAACACCGCTCTATCGCCGCACCGAACTAAAGCATGTAACTTTCTCTTTGGGAGAGCAGGGATAGAGTGCCTTGTGAAGCCATAGTGCACCTCGTCTGACTTTTGACAATAGTTGGTCAGCCTCTGCCGCACTTTCGGCACGGTGCGGGTGAGGCACGCCTCTGTTTCATGCAGTTCTGCCAGAGGAGTTCTTCCACTGTCAGGAAAAATGGTAATGCATATTAATATATGTTAATTGCGTGCAAATAAAGGTTGCTTGGCTACCACACCCACAACGGCAGCACAGTCAAGGCTGATACGCAGGTGGAGGACCTCTGAGAGGTGGCTGTTATACCTGAATTCAACCCAAAAGCAATGAGTATGCCTGCAGTGTTGAGAGAGCGATTGTATGAAACCAATTGGTATGTCAAGCAGAGTTCTCAGCCTTGCCAGCCCGCTCTTCATGTCTATTCAGTTCTACTCGCCAAAAGTTTGGCGTCTGAACTGTGCGTTACTTAGATACTTATCCTCTTTGCTCGCTGTGAAGCATTAAAGCCTTATGTATCACCTCAGGCTATTGCCAGTCCTTAACTCAGTTTTACAGCTAGTCCCAATTTGTTCCCTACCACTTCCCCTGGGCCCTAACCTTTCGATGTTTGcagatctgaagggtctggataggtataagcaGTTTAGTGGTGTAGCTTCTATCATATTGCTAAATCCTTACCTATCGGCAAACACCAAAGTGTTAGGGCCAAtgggaagggaaaggggaatGGGTAGGGCCACGGGAAAGGGGTAGGGAGTGAATTAGGAATGGCTGCTAGAATGATACGAGCGTGGTAGACTTTGATGTTATGTGAAATTAATTCGAATTGTAAACTGTGTCAGTGGCTGATTGAAGCATGTCGTCGTACATTTCCTGTAATACCAGGAACTATACGACCGCTGCGACAAGTTGAGACGCGCTGCTTTCAAAATGGCCACAGAGACTGAAGATAACGACACAAGTTTAGGTGAGGAAATAAAGTTATTTGAATGTTTTTCAACCTCTTAGATTGTTATTTGTTGTTCCATCTCTTAACCTCTGACCTTTGCCCTCCAGGTGACATCCTGCAGGCCAGCGATGACCTCTCACGGGTCATCAACTCCTACAAGAAGATTGTCAAGGGACAGACGGTGAATGGAGACATCGAGGATCCTAGATCTGCAGCTGGTGAAGGTGAGTGATGGCAcgtagtgtatatacacacacacacacacacacacacacacacacacacacacacacacacacacacacacacacacacacacacactttcagagCAAACTGTTTCCTTTCTACCAttttgtatctctctctttctacctccttCGATTTCAATTCCTCTCTCTGCTTCCTtctacctctctccacctctccttctttccctctATATTCTACAGAGACCACAGGGAACAGTTACAACACAGAGaccttgattgacctggctgGCATTGACGTTCCAAACTCCACCTCTCCTCCGCCTGCCCCTCTCCCGTTGGTCTCCGATCACACTTCAGCCAATCACCTGGGGTTCCCAATCCCTGTCTTGCCTCCTCCTCCAAAAAGGTTGGCCGGGTTGCATGCCAGTCAGAACAACAgccccagccacccagccaccgACAAGgccctcaactctctctctctccttgacgATGAGTTGCTGTCCTTAGGTACCTCACTGACCTTGCATTTTATGGAAGTTATGTGTAAATGTATTCTTGTTAAATATAGGCCATATTTCCTATTTGATTTGTATTCCAAATTTATTCATGAGGACTGTGTTCACCAATGTTCAGACAATGCCCCATGGTACTTAATTTCATTATGCCAGCAGCATcctaccctgcatcccactgctggcttgcctctgaagctaagcagatccttggatgggagaccagatgctgctggaaggggTGTTGGAGGGCCAATAGGGGGTACTCTTCCCTCTGGTCTTAAGGGGAtcacaatgccccagggcagtgatgggAACATTGCCCTGCATAGGGTGCAGTCCTTCGGATGGGACataaaacgggtgtcctgactctctgtggtcactaaagatcccatggcacttattgtaagagtaggggtgtttacCCTAGTGTCCTTGCTAAATTCTCAATCTagtcctcataccatcatggccacctaatcatccccagcttccaattggctcattcgtcCCCGCTCCtcccccctgtaactattctccaggtcgttgctgtaaaagagaatatgttctcagtcaatttacctggtaaaagaaGGGTCAATACTAATGACCCTTGTGTGTTTTCTCAGGCCTGAACGATCCAGTTCCTTCTCTGAACAGCCAATCAAAACCAAAGCTGAATGAAATAGCGAATCCGTGGACCTCCTTACAGGTAGTTCTTCCTGATGATGACCACAATGGTCAGAGCATTAAAAAGCATAACTTTTTTTCTGCTGTCATTTCCTGTTTCTTTACCAGTGAGGAGTTTTGAACAACTCTTGTGATACATTGGGTAGATTTGTAAGTGTTGCTTCCTTTCTATCCATCTCCAGGCTGCTGACCCCGGCCTTGACTTGTTTGGTGCTATAGCAGGGCCAGGCCTAGTATTTCCCCCAGTCCAGCCAGCGCCAGCCCCCGCCACGGCCCCCGCCACCCACAGCCTCCAGGACCTCCAAGACATGGCCATGCTGGACTTTGGAGAGCCAAAGAGGTGCTCAACTAACCTTATTCCCTTCACTTCACTGGTAATATTGTAGATCACTTCAAGGTATTATATTACCCACATTGAATTAGATCAGGTGCTTCAGCGCATGGCTAAAGTGAAGCAACACTTCTGAGGTAATCCGAAGGCTCAGGGTTGTCATTAATAGTGCATCATCATTACATTACTAGATGCTACTCAACATTATCCTGAATATGGTACAAATCAACATGCTCTTGATTGCACACTTGCTTGTTTGATTTAGTTATGTTTCCAGAGAGAGCTCATGTTATTTTTCTGTCGTTTCCAGTTTGCGTGTTGGCGGCGGATTCGGGATGGCAGCCTCTATGGGGGCCGTAGTACCACCCTCCTTGGGGGCCATGGTACCCCAGGTCCCCTTCTCCTCGACCTCCCTCCTCCCTGGCCCCATGCCTGGCTCCCCTGCGGTGTCCCACACCAAAGCCCAGACGCTGAGCTCTGCCCCGGGCAGCCCCCTGTTcagctccctctcccccttccaccaCTCCTCCTTCCAGGGGGGCAGCCCAGCCAGGGGGCTAGGACCGGAGGCCTCCCTGGGCAACGTGCACGTCCCCCTGGAGGCCATCAGACCCAGTGAGTACTGGAGATAGGGGAGGGaggtagaaagggagagagagaggggagtgtgcAAAGGGAAACGGGAAATGCTATATATCCTCCTGTGAAATTGAACGTCGTTCGTCTTTTTGAACCTTTTGATGTCCACAGTACACTGTCTGGATAACATTGATAGAGCCTCTCATTGCCTCTGTCCTGTCCCCTCCAGGTAAAGCGCTCCCTGTAACAGCCTATGATAAGGACGGGGTGCGTGTGCTGTTGAACTTTGCCTCAGACTGTCCCCCTTGCAGACCAGACGTGCTGGTATTAGTGGTGTCCATGCTGAACACTGCACCACTGCCCGTTCAGAACGTGGTCCTTCAGGCCGCCGTTCCCAAGGTAACACACAGGCGCAATATACACATGGTACACAGACGCCGTAGGGGTCTACAGCCATGTCTCAGGGCAGTGTGTACACATGCACTCGTATAATACTTACACGTGTTCACTCCTGTATACTTACTCACTCAAACATTGTATCATTTCATCCAAACAAAAGGTGATGGGGTCCTCACTCAAAGTATGTTGCATAAAGCttcatttttgtatttatttgtattattttcactGCATCAGGGATAGCGTACACAGGCTTTGCAGCCATCTTCAGTGTGTAACTTTCACACACTACTAACCCCTCCTCTCCTTGTCCTCCAGTCCATGAAGGTGAAGCTGCAGCCTCCGTCAGGAACAGAGCTGCCTCCCTTTAACCCCATCCTTCCCCCGGCCTCCATCACACAGGTCATGCTACTGGCCAATCCCCTGAAGGTAAGAGCAGGGCCACGAGTATTTCCTGGTAaggtcacatggtcagggaaAAGTCATATGATCTTCCAGGGCCCAGAGGTTGTCCGATTCAGGTCACGTGGTTAGGGAGCAGCCCACTTCTCTAATACACAGGCCAGAGTCACTGTAGAACTAGGGCTCTATCTTTCATCTTTCCATGGTTCCTTGCAACCTATCTCCTCATCTTTTCAACCGTATTGGAGGTTGAAGGTCCCTCTCTGACTTTCTTATCCAATGTGGTTttgggagacggagagagaggattTGAGGAATTAATGAAAGATTCATTGAGAGAGAGTCTAGGTCTTTTTGGACCTGATGGGCTTCCATTCTCTTTGTAGTCTTTGTGAAACCACTTGCTGACCCTCTTCCAATGTTTGCCTCTTGCAGGAGAAGGTCCGTCTGCGCTACAAGCTGGCGTTCACTCTCGGAAACAGGCAGTGCTCAGAGGTGGGCGAGGTGGACCAGTTCCCCCCGCCAGACAGATGGGGTCACCTATAGCCACCCCCATACACCACAGAGCCGAGCCAGAACGGGCCAAACCAACACTCCATGATGGGGGTGTTAACCACAcataccccagagagagagagagagagagagagatagatgagccAAGGAGAGGATAGGGTGGGAGAACTGTGCTGCAATGTTACAGTACCAACATAGTGCTGTCTACCAGCcaaccattctgtttcttttaGATTGTTTTGATATTTACCGTTTTTGTAATTGCCCAGTTGCTATTGAGGCAATTGTAACTTTGTAAGCATAATATAGCATACATTGAAGTTTAAGCCAGTTTTACAATAGCTTCCAGAGCTTGTATTGAATATTATTCCAGAACTGCATCTCAACTGAAGGGTTACAAGTGCTTTTTCCATGTTTCAGAAATTGATACAAAGATGCACCAAGTGTCACTCTTTATTTGTTATTAAGTATGTTCATTAACTGAGAACATCTACAAGGTATTTTAGCAGGCCAGCCAGTTGTCCCTTATACAGCACTGCAGGACATTTCCTAACAAACGTAGTCCCGCCCACAAGACTTGCTGGCAAAGGAAATATAATCAACACTACATCCATTATTATGGcgagacacatacatacagtgtatatactgtgtgtat contains the following coding sequences:
- the LOC129833792 gene encoding ADP-ribosylation factor-binding protein GGA3-like; translation: MSSRDVSNAMAYQEGETLESWLNKATHPTNRQEDWEYIIGFCDQINKELEGPQIAVRLLVHKIQSPQEWEALQALTVLEACMKNCGRRFHNEIGKYRFLNELIKVVSPKYMGDRVPEKVKTKIIEMLYSWTVAFPNEAKINEAYQTLRRQGLVTMDPELPVDKTLIPSPPTRPKNPVFDNEDMGKLLAELLRSKNPEDLQEANRLIKNMVKEDDVRVQKVTKRIHTLEEVGINVKLLSEMLSHYDKDRSSQSDREIIKELYDRCDKLRRAAFKMATETEDNDTSLGDILQASDDLSRVINSYKKIVKGQTVNGDIEDPRSAAGEETTGNSYNTETLIDLAGIDVPNSTSPPPAPLPLVSDHTSANHLGFPIPVLPPPPKRLAGLHASQNNSPSHPATDKALNSLSLLDDELLSLGLNDPVPSLNSQSKPKLNEIANPWTSLQAADPGLDLFGAIAGPGLVFPPVQPAPAPATAPATHSLQDLQDMAMLDFGEPKSLRVGGGFGMAASMGAVVPPSLGAMVPQVPFSSTSLLPGPMPGSPAVSHTKAQTLSSAPGSPLFSSLSPFHHSSFQGGSPARGLGPEASLGNVHVPLEAIRPSKALPVTAYDKDGVRVLLNFASDCPPCRPDVLVLVVSMLNTAPLPVQNVVLQAAVPKSMKVKLQPPSGTELPPFNPILPPASITQVMLLANPLKEKVRLRYKLAFTLGNRQCSEVGEVDQFPPPDRWGHL